The sequence CCACTCGGACGGCCCCGGGGGGAATCTGTGCGGGCAAGAATATGGAAAGGCCAGCACCAGGCCTGGGTGAGGTAGGAAAAGCACCGTTCCTGACCCCCATCACACAAGGCAGAAGGGCGTGGAGGGCCCCAGGGATGAGCGATGGAGAAGCTTCTACCCCGATGAGTAAATGACAACCTTCCCTACCCCCCTCACCACCAGACCAGTGCCTTCTCCTGGGAGTTTCACACCCCAGCAAGGAGCCCCTTCCACCCAGCTGTGGGTCACAGTCTTGCCCTGGGGATACCCAGCAGAGCGGGGGAAGACAAGTTACCTGCTCAGGGTGGgactgctgctgtcctgggtgtagctgcagaggaggaaaaggagagctgggctgagagGGTGGGTGTGCGGGTAGCGGGGATCCTCTCCCCCAACACAGCacatgtgtgtctgtgcatgtcCCTGGCACATCCCACCCAAGTTGGCTCTCCTGTGGTGCTACAAAGAGAGGGCAGGATAGGGCTCAGTGCCTCTGCTCCGGGTGGCAGGCAGGATGGCACAGGCAGCCCAGGGGAtatccctggggctgcagggccgcACGGGCAATGGCCAGAAGACATCCAGTTCCACCGAGGCTGCTCCCCACTTGGCACCAGGCTCCTGCACTCCGCAGAAATGTTCTTCCTCTTGGGAGGTTACGGGCCATGCCAGGACCAAGGGGGCAAAAGGCCTTCCCCCTGAGCAaggggtcccagccctgccactcaCCTGAGCAGTTCACAGCAGCGTCCTCCTTGTGCCGGCAAGCACCGCCATCCCCAGGCCGGGCCCAGCAGTCCTGCAGAGACGGCTCTGTCCCACGGCactccacctgctccagccagaTGGGGCCCGTCCCCTCCCCAAACGCAGCCTCATGCAGGGCAGACACCGCGGggccacagcccagctgcctgcacgcCACCTCGGCATCCCGCATGTCCCAGGAGTCGTCGCACACCGTCCCCCAAGAGCCACGGTGCCAGACCTCCACTCTGCCCGAGCACCTGTCCTCACCTCCCACGGCACGAATCTTCTCCCTGtctggagaaggcaaagaccTCCCGTGGCACGGagacagcaggcagagccctgccagaCAAGAAGCATccacagaggagcagctcccTACCTGTGCAGCTCGTGGAGTTGGGGCACGGGGACAGCGGGATCGAGGGCGTTTCTGGGCGTGTCCCTGAAGAAGGAAACACTGTGGTGAAAGGGCTGGTTTGGGAGATCGTGCAGaagagagcagggctgagctctgcttGTGCCTCCCTCTGCCATCTCGATCACGGCAGCAACTGAACCCTGGTCATTGAGGGGACAAGCACAGGACTGTGGGGGGACCCCGACTGCTCAGCCCCAAAAGGTCCCTGTTtaacagagcagcaggagcgtGTCCGTGGAGGGGAGGCTCTCCTGAACCCTGTCTGGTCTCTTCTGAGACCTCACCTGGAGATGCTTCTGCCTCCCCAAGGTGCTGCTGGCAACTGCTGCTGGACGTGTGTGGCTTTGATCACTTtcctgccaccagcagcagaagggattgacatggaaaggaaaagccccTCCAAGCTCTTTCTCTACGTTTGGCCATACCCAGCAGGGAACAGGAGCTGGGGTGGCACTGGGCTGCCCAGGTGGCTCAGAGTTACCATTACAGGTGATGTGGGTCTCCTCTCGCAGGTCTTCACATGACTGTGGGTTCCAGGGAGCAGAGGAACACTGCCAGAAGGAGCTGGTTTTCTCCCCACACTGCACGTAATCCAGCCAGGTAGGGCCAGACACCCTTCCATAAGGCAGCTGTGTTTCCAGGGATCCTCCGTccccgcagcccagctcctTGCATGCCAGAGACACCGTGGCGAGAGTCATCGAGTTGGAGCAAATGCTTCCCCATGTCCCGTTGTAGAAAACCTGCAGGCGCCCAGAGCAGCCATCACTGTTCTCCAGCCTCAGGGCCACGAACTCTGGGGGGAAAGGCACCAAGGGGGAACAGGCTGGTCTGGGGCAGTGGGAGCCAGGACACATCTGCACCCCTCAGGCCCTTATCCgggcagggccagggccagcACGTCCCCCTTGCACCCAAGGGCAGAGAGAAGCCCCTGATGGACAGACACCCCTGTCCTTCCTGCTAACCCTTGGGGATGACTGAGCTCCCCAGGGACCCGCAGTGGGACTGACGGTACCCGTGCATGGGTGTCCACAGGACATGCTCGGGCAGGAGCTCAGAGCCAGCCAGGGACAGCCTTGGCCATGCCCGTCTGTCCTTGTGTCCTGGCCTCTGCAAGAGCCAGGCTCCCACTACAGCTCCCACCACAGACCTGAGCAGATGACTCCCGCGTCCTCTTTGTGCCCGCAGTCGTGCTGCCCCCAGGGCCTGGCAGGGCAGTCCCAGAGAGCAGCTTCGGCCCCAGAGCAGTTGACGCCATCCAGCCAGATCTGCCCGGAGCCTTCCCCGAACTGAGCGGAGCCGACTGCCTTCACTGCCCCTCCACAGCCCAGCTGGTGGCAAACGACGGCAGCATCAGACAGGTCCCAGCCATCGTCACAGACAGTCCCCCAGATGCCCTGGTAGTAGACCTCCACTCTCCCAGCACAGCGCCCAGACCCGTTCACCAGCCGGACCCTCCGGCTCCCTGTAGTGGGCAGAAACCCCAGTTGCTGTCAGGGGCCGgctgcccacccaccccatcACCTGGGGGGCCCGTGCAGCGCCGCTCACCCCAGCAAATGACTCCCACGTCCTCCGCAACCCCTGCTGCCGGTGCACTCTTGGGCAGGGAGGTGTTGCAGAGGGCCAGGTTGGCCTCGTGCCCTGCACACCGGACCCCTCGCAGCCCCACGGGACCCGTCCCTCTCTGAGGCTTCGGGGGGTTGTAGGCTGTCCCTGCCTCTCCGCACTGCAGCTGCCGGCACACCACGCTGGCCTCCTGCACGTCCCACAGGTCGTCCAGGACTCTGCCCCACGTCCCATTCTGGAAGATCTCCACTCGTCCGTCGCACCGGCTTCCTCCGCCCACCAGCCGCAGGGATGCAGATTCAGCTGGGCCTGGGGAGAACAGCCATGCCCCAAGCCTCAGCAGCACCAGAGAACCCAGAAACCTGCAGTGCCTCTCAAAGCTGTGGGACCTCACAGTGTCCTGAAGCTCACCCGCCTGgccccagccctctgcagtGAGCTTCAGGAGCAGGTTTCCACAGGATTTGTTTCCCAGTCCCTGAGCAAGACACTGTCTTTGCTTTTGGTGGGGTAGAGCCACTCAACACGTCCCTGCTGAGGCAGATGGGGTAGCTCCCACAGGAGGGAGAAGCAACCAGTGCAGCTGCCCAGGGACAGGCAGTGCCAGGAAAAGCCTTGCCGAACCTCAGCGCTGACACCGACACCGTTGAGACACAGGGCACGGCACACACATCTCTGCCCCTCTGCATCCCTGGGGATCATGGGCTGGGAGCCTGTGTccctggcagggagcagagcgAGAGGGGCCTTTCCGATCAAACAGGACAAGTCTGGGACTTGCGCCGACTAGAAGCAAGGGCCCAACCCTGCTCTACAGCTCATGTCCcaggtctgctgctgctgctgctgccgctgctgctgggggcACCCGAGCAGCCCCTGCGGGTGTGGGATTGGGCTCTGAGAAGGACTCTGTGGGGCTAGGACAGGGCTGTCTGCAGCCAGAGGCACGGAGCagagccccacagccctgtccTTGACCTGTCCTGCAGCACAAGAGCAGAGGAGCCCAGGCCTGGCAGTGGCCCCGAGGCGTGAGCTGCTGCCCCAGGGGCCAGAGACACCTCTCCCAATTCAGCACTCGGCTCTCCCACATCAGAGCAGTCAGTCTGAGCAGACAAAGCTCTCCAGATCACTGCTGGTGAAGCCAGGGTTTCTCCAGGGAGAAATTCACACTCACGCTGCCATGGGGTCCCCTGCTTTGGGTGGCCACGTCACACCCAAGGGGCAAATGGAGTTAAGGCAGCATTTTCCCTGAGCAGCACTCACCTGAGCAAATGACAGCAGCATCGTTCCCATGGGAGCACAAGGCCCCCAGAGCAGTCACCGGGCACTGCCCCAGGTGGCCTTCAGTCCCATCACAGTGAAATGAGTCTCTCCAGAAGGGGTGGGTGGCTCTCCCAAAATGACCTGGCCTGGGAATGGACTCGGCAAACCCGCAGTCAAGGTGACGACAGAGAACGTGGGCGTCCAAGAGGTCCCAGTGGGAGGCACAGAGGGAGCCCCAGGTCCCCAGCACCTGGACCTCCACCCTCCCCTCACACGCTGTGCTGCCATTCACCAGCCTGAACCCTGTGAACTCTGGGAACAGAGAAGGGTGAGAAAGGACAGACTTGTGCTTTTGCTCCCTCGGGAGGTAGAGGAGAGGCCAAATGGAcgcctttcctttctcctccttctgcacaaTTTTAGGGCTGCAGACAAATATTCAAGGTCAGGTCtaatggggctctgagcaacctgatctaggtgaagatgtccctgctcattccaggggtggctggactagatgaactttaaagatcccttcaaacccaaaccaccccatAATTTTATGATCACCCCTTCTGTCCTCCCTTCCAGCACAGTCGTTGCCCTGCTCTCCCATCCTTAGCACACCCCCCGTGTTGAACACCCCACCCTGAGTCCTTACGTGTGCAGGTGACACCGGCATCCTTTGCATGGGAGCAGGGCTCATCCCTTGGGGATCCCCTGGGGCAGGAAGCAAGAAGGGATTCATTCCCCAcacactgcagctctctgtCCCAGATGGGACCATCCCCTTCTCCAAAGTGAGCTGCCCCAGCgacaggcagggctgtgccacactgcagctccctgcagacCACGATGGCAGCTTTGGGACCAAAGTCTGAGTCACAGATGGTTTTCCACTGGTCTCCGTCACGGATCTCCACTCGTCCTGAGCAGGGGCTGTCGCCTCCAACCAGCTGGACAAATCCTGTAGCAACCAAAGACCCCGTGAGTTCCCAGAGGCCTCTGGCAGTTAGTTACCTGACCACAGACCACCTAATCTCCAAAGTGGCTGCAGGCAAAGAGCCCCACAAccatcccagcagctcccactggGTGCCGATGGCACAAACACACCAgagccctcctgctgctcctcaggcATTAGCACGGCTCTCGggggctgcctcctctcccaaACTCCCAGCTGCAGGAACCGCTCATACAAACTGGTGCCATCCTGCAGACCCTGGGCTGCCTGGCACTGGCCCCAGACACTGCAGCACCCAGAGCACTTGAGCCCAAGGAGGTGGGCCGAGGCACTGATGGCTGCCACAGCCTGCTCTGCACCACCAAGCTCGGAGCCAGTCTCAGGAACCCCTTGGAGCCACTGGAAATGCACCCCATTCCCAGGTGGTTCTTGGGCCATCGGGGCACTGCTATTAGAGGGGACAGGGCACAGAGGCGGTGCAGGTGTACCTGCTGTCGCTGTCTTCAccagcccccagctccagcacctgACTGGGGAGGGGGTCCTCAGCCAGGGCCAGAGTATGCTGCCAGGTGGGCACATCCCCT comes from Buteo buteo chromosome 31, bButBut1.hap1.1, whole genome shotgun sequence and encodes:
- the LOC142025962 gene encoding LOW QUALITY PROTEIN: antigen WC1.1-like (The sequence of the model RefSeq protein was modified relative to this genomic sequence to represent the inferred CDS: substituted 2 bases at 2 genomic stop codons); translated protein: MAQEPPGNGVHFQWLQGVPETGSELGGAEQAVAAISASAHLLGLKCSGCCSVWGQCQAAQGLQDGTSLYERFLQLGVWERRQPPRAVLMPEEQQEGSGLWELTGSLVATGFVQLVGGDSPCSGRVEIRDGDQWKTICDSDFGPKAAIVVCRELQCGTALPVAGAAHFGEGDGPIWDRELQCVGNESLLASCPRGSPRDEPCSHAKDAGVTCTQFTGFRLVNGSTACEGRVEVQVLGTWGSLCASHWDLLDAHVLCRHLDCGFAESIPRPGHFGRATHPFWRDSFHCDGTEGHLGQCPVTALGALCSHGNDAAVICSGPAESASLRLVGGGSRCDGRVEIFQNGTWGRVLDDLWDVQEASVVCRQLQCGEAGTAYNPPKPQRGTGPVGLRGVRCAGHEANLALCNTSLPKSAPAAGVAEDVGVICWGSRRVRLVNGSGRCAGRVEVYYQGIWGTVCDDGWDLSDAAVVCHQLGCGGAVKAVGSAQFGEGSGQIWLDGVNCSGAEAALWDCPARPWGQHDCGHKEDAGVICSEFVALRLENSDGCSGRLQVFYNGTWGSICSNSMTLATVSLACKELGCGDGGSLETQLPYGRVSGPTWLDYVQCGEKTSSFWQCSSAPWNPQSCEDLREETHITCNGTRPETPSIPLSPCPNSTSCTDREKIRAVGGEDRCSGRVEVWHRGSWGTVCDDSWDMRDAEVACRQLGCGPAVSALHEAAFGEGTGPIWLEQVECRGTEPSLQDCWARPGDGGACRHKEDAAVNCSATPRTAAVPPXADSPRGRPSGSGRVSVPVIICIILGALLCLLLALLAGQALSTRAGHRGSRSAQEPFPEALYEEIGYSPVWEKQARFGHSGSYSEESLTQLQPYPGVSEEEDGLGSAPDVLVPPRGDPADGYDDAEEVSDPVEDVAPGQGEREMPREPEEGAEPRDAPGGASLRSWRSAGVPGTEGDTWPLSLGSMGYDDAEEVSLAHPPEDTMAVTPELCAQQSQSPRPXKPIPAVQLGAARREKRSVELGEP